One genomic window of Trichomycterus rosablanca isolate fTriRos1 chromosome 1, fTriRos1.hap1, whole genome shotgun sequence includes the following:
- the LOC134323868 gene encoding sterile alpha motif domain-containing protein 3-like produces the protein MILHSGNNEFNAHGTLLSPTPKTRSDILEGLAEEIMKYTAYPKDEQLEEVAKALIQSHPCLLEKGTRGGYCGWKHYLKIKMMNFRSKLSRAGHPEVAVNSLKNKRKGQEKPAANIKKPRKAEVNFCPNIPRGETRESMEAERVALLTELKKKKQNEAEIKKMMQHTFSIRRQEVLQEPAIPEFRDRWPALFDVSEINLEFMRLTTVPLTSKFLGELDRQTDNLIKVFNAKGGVAGRKITAIMAQMDNA, from the exons ATGATACTTCACTCCGGAAATAATGAGTTCAATGCCCATGGAACCTTGTTGTCTCCTACCCCAAAAACACGTTCTGATATTCTTGAGGGCCTAGCTGAAGAAATCATGAAGTATACAGCATATCCAAAGGATGAGCAGTTAGAAGAAGTGGCCAAGGCTCTGATACAGTCCCACCCATGTCTGTTGGAGAAAGGCACTCGTGGTGGCTACTGTGGTTGGAAGCACTACTTGAAAATAAAGATGATGAACTTCAGATCAAAGCTCAg CCGAGCTGGACATCCTGAGGTTGCAGTCAACTCTCTGAAGAATAAACGGAAAGGCCAGGAGAAGCCAGCGGCCAACATCAAGAAGCCCAGGAAGGCAGAAGTTAATTTCTGTCCAAACATACCCAGAGGTGAAACAAGAGAGAGTATGGAGGCGGAAAGGGTGGCTCTACTGACAGagttaaaaaagaagaaacagaaTGAGGCTGAGATCAAGAAGATGATGCAGCATACCTTCTCGATCAGAAGGCAGGAGGTTCTCCAGGAGCCAGCGATTCCAGAGTTCCGAGACAGATGGCCAGCACTCTTTGATGTCAGTGAG ATTAACTTGGAGTTCATGCGACTGACAACTGTACCTCTGACCTCCAAATTCCTCGGAGAACTGGACCGTCAGACAGACAACCTGATCAAGGTTTTTAATGCCAAAGGCGGAGTTGCAGGAAGAAAGATCACCGCCATAATGGCCCAGATGGATAAT GCGTGA